The window TCGCTGGTGGATTATTGGGGGAACGCTGGTTTATTTGCTCAGTCCCTTTGATATCGCTCCAGATTTTCTGCCTATCTTGGGTCAGATTGATGACTTGGCGATCGTGACTCTTCTGGTGGCGGAAGTATCCAGTCTGCTGATGGATACCTACAAGACCCGCAGAAAAGAGGCCCCTCAGACAACTCCAACCGCAGAAGGTGCTGGTGATGCTGAGAGCAATGGCACGGTGGATGTGGATGCCATTTCCATGTAATCAAACCCACTCCTCTCCATAGCGGTGGTGCATGCACCACCGCTATGGGGGGTTTGTACAGTCCAGGAATTTCCTGGTCAGGTCTATGGCAACCTCGGGGGAATTAGCCGTCATAACCCGATGGGACAGGCCACAGAAGAACGCTGCACTCTCAGTTCCAGGGTTCAGTAAAATTACCGATCGTTCAGCTTTGATGGCCAGTGCCACCTCCGAAGCCGTGCCTGCTCCCATGCCACAGGCAATCACCACCTGACTGGAGAGGATATTCAGGGTATTTCGGGCATG of the Leptolyngbya sp. 'hensonii' genome contains:
- a CDS encoding YkvA family protein, translating into MNFSIQSVYTWYRNTLRNPKYRWWIIGGTLVYLLSPFDIAPDFLPILGQIDDLAIVTLLVAEVSSLLMDTYKTRRKEAPQTTPTAEGAGDAESNGTVDVDAISM
- a CDS encoding LOG family protein, which encodes MTNAFELGQRIAEAGWVLLTGGRASGVMDAASRGAKAAGGLTIGILPTSDRAGMSAAVDIPIITDLGHARNTLNILSSQVVIACGMGAGTASEVALAIKAERSVILLNPGTESAAFFCGLSHRVMTANSPEVAIDLTRKFLDCTNPP